A single genomic interval of Peribacillus sp. FSL H8-0477 harbors:
- a CDS encoding CDI toxin immunity protein: protein MKDKKERLKELLDKQKQKGIEEDEKRDYEIILEEVNSLFPNTDSGEEVEILSKEESKKIIDELFREFPFCYNGIEWTHMFYKTIFSNFIDYESALAELVMKNHKVNNEICYIIDLNFQHVIKTNLIKIIHRVEEVRNWERYIYSPQLKLVIEFPSNDIAVGWKK, encoded by the coding sequence GTGAAGGATAAAAAGGAACGATTAAAAGAATTGCTAGACAAGCAAAAACAAAAAGGAATCGAAGAAGATGAAAAAAGAGACTACGAAATTATCTTAGAGGAAGTTAATTCTTTATTCCCGAATACTGATTCTGGGGAGGAAGTAGAAATTTTATCAAAAGAAGAGTCAAAAAAAATCATAGATGAATTATTTAGGGAATTTCCATTTTGTTATAATGGAATCGAATGGACACATATGTTTTACAAAACTATCTTTTCTAACTTTATTGACTATGAAAGTGCATTAGCAGAACTAGTAATGAAAAATCATAAAGTAAATAATGAAATATGTTATATTATTGACCTTAACTTTCAACATGTCATTAAAACAAACCTAATTAAAATAATTCACAGAGTTGAAGAAGTTAGAAATTGGGAGAGATATATTTATTCCCCTCAATTAAAATTGGTTATTGAATTCCCCTCCAATGATATAGCAGTAGGATGGAAGAAATAA